One stretch of Daphnia pulicaria isolate SC F1-1A chromosome 6, SC_F0-13Bv2, whole genome shotgun sequence DNA includes these proteins:
- the LOC124342735 gene encoding lipase lipl-1-like translates to MRALAIILVLVGLANASPLFDNGGHSGRGDEEIYMTTAQIIVNRGYPVELHYIETTDGYLLEAQRIPYGKNSGPAPNKPVVFLQHGLLSSSADWIIGSTESALGYLLADAGYDVWLGAVRGNTYGRNHTTLSPDDDPSFWDFSFDQIGKYDVPANLRYILSYTNQPSLSYVGHSQGTLTFYIAMETNPDLNEKVNLMFALAPITTVAHMRSPLRLIAPYADNLEVIANLLGIDEFLPSSDFFDLMGQEECQANTTSALVCESILFLICGPDVAELDPELIPLIVSHSPAGTSVQNMLHYAQEYNYAYYAHYDFGRLENLNSYGQETPPLYNAGKVTAPMITFWGDNDWLADPVDVAWAESQFPNVKESVHIAHFNHLDFLWAIHVKGLVNDVILANLPIKPQV, encoded by the exons ATGCGTGCGCTTGCCATCATTTTGGTCCTGGTAGGTTTGGCCAATGCGTCCCCTTTATTCGACAATGGAGGACATTCGGGTCGTGGTGACGAAGAGATTTACATGACAACG GCTCAAATCATTGTCAACCGTGGTTATCCGGTCGAGCTGCATTACATCGAAACGACTGACGGCTATTTACTTGAAGCCCAGCGCATACCGTACGGGAAAAATTCCGGCCCTGCACCCAACAAGCCGGTCGTATTCCTACAGCATGGTTTACTATCGTCCTCGGCCGACTGGATAATTGGATCGACTGAAAGTGCTCTCG gcTATCTTTTGGCGGATGCTGGATACGATGTATGGCTAGGCGCCGTCCGGGGTAACACTTACGGCCGGAATCATACAACGCTCAGTCCGGATGACGATCCttcattttgggatttttc GTTTGATCAAATTGGCAAGTATGACGTCCCAGCCAATCTGCGCTACATTTTATCCTACACCAATCAACCTTCGTTGAGCTACGTGGGTCACTCGCAAGGGACGCTCACGTTTTACATCGCCATGGAAACCAATCCCGACTTGAACGAGAAAGTCAACCTGATGTTCGCTCTGGCTCCCATAACCACTGTCGCCCACATGAGAAGTCCCCTGCGACTCATTGCTCCATACGCCGATAACCTAGAG GTGATTGCCAATTTATTGGGCATTGACGAATTCCTGCCCAGCAGCGATTTCTTTGACCTGATGGGCCAAGAAGAATGCCAAGCCAATACCACCAGTGCACTCGTCTGTGAAAGTATTCTCTTCCTGATATGCGGTCCCGATGTGGCAGAACTTGATCCG GAGTTGATTCCACTAATTGTGTCCCACTCACCGGCTGGTACAAGCGTTCAAAACATGCTTCATTACGCTCAAGAGTACAACTATG CTTATTACGCGCATTACGACTTTGGAAGGCTGGAAAACCTTAATAGCTACGGGCAGGAGACTCCGCCGCTTTACAACGCCGGCAAAGTGACGGCGCCCATGATCACATTTTGGGGGGACAACGATTGGCTGGCCGATCCGGTGGACGTTGCCTGGGCCGAATCTCAGTTCCCCAATGTCAAGGAGAGCGTCCACATTGCCCACTTTAATCACCTCGACTTCCTCTGGGCTATCCACGTCAAGGGCCTTGTCAATGACGTCATTCTTGCCAATCTGCCCATCAAACCCCAAGTCTAA